In the Topomyia yanbarensis strain Yona2022 chromosome 3, ASM3024719v1, whole genome shotgun sequence genome, one interval contains:
- the LOC131689534 gene encoding uncharacterized protein LOC131689534: MQRVTASILDRVHEFVHCRTNTELLPKIVTQYASTTQLRSNHHCNVADIGGEHRGTTFPACSGKEHRTSVFHPMELAYPGRSGPCLNNSPETSLLRLASGCCLAAHRRNRYRQAVSQYSL, encoded by the exons ATGCAG aGAGTCACTGCATCCATCCTCGATCGCGTCCACGAATTTGTGCACTGTAGGACGAATACCGAATTGCTGCCAAAAATCGTAACCCAATATGCATCTACGACTCAACTTAGGAGCAATCACCACTg CAATGTTGCTGATATTGGCGGCGAGCATCGCGGTACGACATTCCCCGCGTGTTCCGGAAAAGAACATCGAACTTCCGTTTTTCATCCCATGGAACTGGCATACCCCGGAAGATCCGGACCATGTCTAAATAATAGTCCTGAAACTTCTCTCTTGCGCCTTGCTTCCGGTTGTTGCCTTGCCGCTCATAGACGTAATCGATATCGACAG GCGGTTTCGCAGTACTCTCTCTAG